The Niallia alba genome includes a window with the following:
- a CDS encoding NAD-dependent succinate-semialdehyde dehydrogenase: MQYMNGEWRHSVSGESYSVYNPATGEVIEHVARGGREDGHLAIDAASSALPLWAKKTAKERSNYLKTVADKLREKTEELARIITTEMGKPIAESKGEINLAADYLEWYAEEGKRIYGDTIPASSETKRIIVLRQPVGVVGAITPWNFPIAMLARKIAPALAAGCTVVLKPAESTPLTAIEVMKVFHEVGLPKGVLNLVHGDAASIGDAMMERQEVRKITFTGSTKVGKELAAKASATMKKISMELGGHAPFIIFEDADLEKAAEGVIASKFRNAGQTCICTNRIYAQKTIAERFADILVTKMKKLVVGNGLQPEVTIGPLINEAAVAKTEDHIQDSINKGAQVVYGGKKPAGEMFEKGHFYEPTILLHATHEMKIATEETFGPVAPIFEFDTEEEALRLANDTSYGLAAYFYTKDVSRVFRMSEGLEYGIIGINDPVPTTAQAPFGGVKESGVGREGGKYGLEDYLEYKFLSLELDI; encoded by the coding sequence ATGCAGTATATGAATGGGGAATGGCGTCATTCAGTCTCAGGGGAGTCTTATTCTGTCTATAATCCAGCTACAGGAGAAGTTATTGAACATGTAGCAAGAGGAGGAAGAGAAGACGGACATCTGGCGATCGATGCAGCAAGTAGTGCGCTACCTTTATGGGCGAAGAAAACAGCTAAAGAACGTTCTAACTATTTAAAAACGGTAGCAGATAAGCTCCGGGAAAAAACAGAGGAATTAGCAAGAATCATTACGACTGAAATGGGAAAACCGATTGCAGAATCAAAGGGTGAGATTAACTTAGCTGCTGATTATCTGGAATGGTATGCCGAAGAAGGAAAACGAATCTATGGTGATACGATTCCTGCTAGTTCTGAAACAAAGCGGATTATTGTATTAAGACAGCCGGTAGGTGTAGTTGGTGCGATTACACCATGGAATTTTCCAATTGCTATGCTTGCCAGAAAAATTGCTCCAGCACTGGCTGCAGGGTGTACGGTTGTTTTGAAACCAGCTGAATCGACTCCTTTAACAGCAATCGAGGTAATGAAGGTTTTTCATGAAGTCGGACTGCCAAAAGGAGTGTTGAATTTAGTCCACGGTGATGCAGCTTCCATTGGAGATGCGATGATGGAAAGACAAGAAGTAAGAAAAATAACCTTTACAGGATCAACAAAAGTTGGAAAAGAGCTAGCAGCAAAAGCGTCTGCAACGATGAAGAAGATTTCAATGGAGCTGGGTGGACATGCTCCTTTTATTATTTTCGAGGATGCTGATTTAGAAAAAGCAGCTGAAGGTGTTATTGCAAGTAAGTTCCGTAATGCAGGACAGACATGTATATGCACCAATCGCATTTATGCTCAGAAAACAATTGCAGAGCGTTTTGCTGATATCTTGGTAACAAAAATGAAGAAATTGGTTGTTGGAAATGGTCTGCAGCCGGAAGTAACAATTGGACCACTTATTAATGAAGCAGCTGTTGCGAAAACAGAGGATCATATTCAAGATTCTATTAATAAAGGGGCTCAAGTAGTATATGGAGGAAAAAAACCAGCAGGCGAAATGTTTGAAAAAGGTCATTTCTATGAACCGACGATTTTATTACATGCCACCCATGAGATGAAAATTGCGACAGAAGAAACATTCGGTCCGGTAGCGCCAATTTTTGAATTTGATACAGAAGAGGAAGCATTACGCTTAGCCAATGATACTTCCTATGGATTAGCAGCATATTTTTATACAAAAGATGTATCTCGAGTCTTTAGAATGTCTGAAGGACTTGAATATGGAATAATTGGTATCAATGATCCAGTACCTACTACTGCGCAAGCACCATTTGGCGGAGTAAAAGAATCTGGAGTGGGCCGTGAAGGTGGAAAATATGGATTAGAGGACTATTTAGAATATAAATTCCTTTCTTTAGAACTTGACATCTAA
- a CDS encoding ABC transporter substrate-binding protein, with amino-acid sequence MKKSGHFKVGVYLLLLLMILSGCSSTKGASEEKSSGNGTKKLVIAEPVHLIGYLPLYAAIREGFFEEEGLEVEVITATGGAHVTSVVSGDAWGNIGGPESNQMANTGNSDPIVSVVNVVNRANVYLMADTDQTIANTSKEGLADYLKGKTIAAGRFGGSPNLLTRWLIMDVGLDPEKDVKLEEPADASAVVSLVESGQADIANGAEPQITEGINKGVWAEPFYSFASLGDYPYSVLSVKKSTIEEQPETVKSFVRAVMKGLKAIDEDHELAMEILKQEFPSTTEESLKASLDRAYADSLWSKDGFISEEALAKPMEVVEKTGVYTNGYSYDELIDMQFVEELSK; translated from the coding sequence ATGAAAAAGAGTGGTCACTTTAAAGTTGGAGTTTATCTGTTACTTCTTTTAATGATTTTGAGTGGATGTTCGTCAACCAAAGGAGCAAGTGAAGAAAAATCGTCTGGAAATGGAACAAAGAAGCTTGTCATTGCAGAGCCGGTTCACTTAATAGGCTACTTGCCTTTATATGCAGCGATTCGAGAAGGTTTTTTTGAGGAAGAGGGGCTTGAGGTCGAAGTAATTACAGCAACAGGTGGCGCTCATGTTACTTCTGTAGTTAGTGGTGATGCCTGGGGAAATATCGGTGGTCCAGAATCGAATCAAATGGCAAACACAGGGAACTCTGATCCAATTGTTTCGGTAGTAAATGTCGTAAATCGAGCCAATGTATATTTAATGGCGGATACAGATCAAACAATAGCAAATACTAGTAAGGAGGGCCTTGCTGACTATTTAAAAGGGAAAACAATTGCAGCGGGACGTTTCGGAGGAAGCCCCAATTTACTAACTCGATGGTTAATAATGGATGTAGGATTAGATCCTGAAAAAGACGTCAAACTAGAAGAACCAGCAGATGCAAGTGCTGTCGTTTCATTAGTAGAATCAGGGCAAGCAGATATAGCAAATGGAGCAGAACCCCAGATTACAGAAGGAATAAATAAGGGAGTCTGGGCTGAACCATTTTACAGCTTTGCCAGTCTCGGCGATTATCCCTATTCTGTATTAAGTGTAAAAAAGTCGACAATAGAAGAACAACCAGAGACGGTAAAAAGCTTTGTAAGAGCTGTGATGAAAGGACTAAAGGCGATAGATGAGGATCATGAGTTAGCAATGGAAATTTTAAAACAGGAATTTCCTTCTACTACAGAAGAAAGCTTGAAGGCGTCACTTGATCGAGCATATGCAGATAGCCTTTGGAGTAAAGATGGATTTATTTCCGAAGAAGCCCTTGCAAAACCAATGGAGGTTGTCGAAAAAACAGGCGTTTATACAAATGGATATAGCTATGATGAATTAATTGACATGCAATTTGTGGAGGAGCTTTCTAAATAA
- a CDS encoding ABC transporter permease, whose translation MRDNSEQIIFQQELKLQEVEAFPVIMEDEELKEKRRKRITIIGQILIGILFFVFWELLAKWEVIDSYYWSSPTIIWETAVIAFTEGTLWSDLIYTSGATIIGFLLGTFFGALLGLSFWWSYFYAKIAEPYLVAFNAIPKLALAPVLVILFGIGFSSKVVLALMMTVIVTAIAAHSGVKSVDADLEKMLFSLGAKKHHIFMKVVIPSAMPWIVSSLKINIALALAGTIVGEFISSRQGIGRMILYAGQIMNINLVWVGVVVLSILSVLMYGGTVWLEKRLLRGNRIRE comes from the coding sequence ATGCGCGACAATTCAGAGCAAATCATCTTCCAACAGGAGCTAAAATTGCAAGAGGTAGAAGCATTTCCCGTTATTATGGAGGATGAAGAGCTGAAGGAGAAAAGGAGAAAGCGAATAACTATTATTGGGCAGATTTTAATAGGGATCCTCTTTTTTGTGTTTTGGGAACTGCTGGCGAAGTGGGAAGTAATCGATTCTTATTATTGGAGTAGCCCGACGATTATATGGGAAACAGCCGTTATTGCCTTTACGGAAGGAACTTTATGGAGTGATCTCATATATACTTCAGGTGCTACTATTATCGGCTTTCTTTTAGGGACATTTTTTGGTGCATTGCTTGGATTATCCTTTTGGTGGTCTTATTTTTATGCAAAAATAGCCGAGCCTTATTTAGTTGCCTTTAATGCCATACCAAAACTAGCGTTAGCTCCTGTTTTAGTTATTCTTTTTGGGATTGGTTTTAGTTCAAAAGTGGTTTTAGCACTTATGATGACCGTTATTGTAACAGCGATAGCTGCACATAGTGGGGTAAAAAGTGTTGATGCTGATTTAGAAAAGATGCTCTTTTCCCTCGGAGCGAAAAAACATCATATTTTCATGAAAGTTGTTATTCCATCAGCAATGCCATGGATTGTCAGTAGCTTAAAAATCAATATTGCTTTAGCCTTAGCTGGGACAATTGTAGGTGAATTTATTAGTTCAAGACAAGGAATCGGCCGCATGATTTTATATGCTGGCCAGATTATGAATATAAATTTAGTTTGGGTAGGAGTTGTTGTTTTATCTATATTATCTGTACTTATGTATGGAGGCACCGTTTGGTTAGAAAAACGCTTATTGAGAGGAAATCGAATTAGAGAATAA
- a CDS encoding ABC transporter ATP-binding protein codes for MYKLEVRHTNKIFKKEGKEVVALKDANLKITEGKFISLIGPSGCGKSTLFNIIAGLIKPTSGEILLDGKNIVGKNGNVGYMLQKDLLLPWRSILQNVILGLEIKGVSRKEAVERAMPLLQKYGLEGFEHHYPDELSGGMRQRAALLRTLLYDQDIILLDEPFGALDAQTRLLMQTWLLQIWTDFKKTILFVTHDIDEAIYLSDEIYVLSPRPGRIKEKVEVHLPRPRNENTLLQPAFIDLKQHLFALLKEEVLLEK; via the coding sequence ATGTATAAACTAGAAGTTCGCCATACGAATAAGATTTTTAAAAAAGAAGGAAAGGAAGTAGTGGCCTTAAAAGATGCCAATTTGAAAATCACAGAAGGAAAATTTATCAGCTTAATTGGTCCAAGTGGATGTGGAAAATCGACATTATTTAATATTATTGCTGGTCTAATTAAACCAACAAGTGGTGAGATTCTCCTCGATGGCAAAAATATTGTCGGCAAAAATGGAAATGTAGGCTATATGCTTCAAAAAGATTTACTTCTACCGTGGAGAAGTATTTTACAAAATGTGATTTTAGGATTGGAAATCAAGGGGGTGAGTAGGAAAGAAGCAGTTGAACGAGCAATGCCGCTTCTTCAAAAATACGGGTTAGAGGGATTTGAACATCATTATCCAGATGAATTATCAGGCGGAATGAGACAAAGAGCTGCATTATTACGCACACTTTTATATGACCAAGATATTATTTTGCTCGATGAACCATTTGGTGCTCTAGATGCACAGACGCGTTTATTGATGCAAACATGGCTGCTCCAGATTTGGACTGATTTTAAGAAAACGATTCTGTTTGTGACCCATGATATCGATGAAGCGATATATTTGTCAGATGAAATCTATGTGTTATCTCCAAGACCTGGACGAATAAAAGAAAAGGTAGAGGTACATTTACCAAGACCAAGAAATGAAAATACGTTATTACAGCCAGCATTTATTGATTTGAAACAGCATTTATTTGCGTTATTAAAGGAAGAAGTTCTGCTAGAAAAATAA
- a CDS encoding Na-translocating system protein MpsC family protein: MIIILVDQLPRTLGELKQSIMRENNLVNQLIFKVGLTEQQISLMDNKIIIIAKHKRIPVLEIIESSSDSLAEIIDRLLIDKYKELLLRNLEEKLHFNVQLILKDYDSMKEISGTIIVLDKKIESYLAG; the protein is encoded by the coding sequence GTGATAATTATATTAGTTGATCAACTACCAAGAACACTAGGAGAATTGAAACAAAGCATCATGAGGGAAAACAATCTTGTAAATCAATTGATTTTTAAAGTTGGTCTAACCGAACAGCAGATTAGTCTAATGGATAATAAAATTATCATTATTGCTAAGCATAAGCGTATCCCTGTACTGGAAATTATCGAAAGTTCAAGTGATAGCCTAGCGGAGATCATTGATCGTCTACTAATTGACAAATACAAGGAGTTGCTTTTGCGTAACTTAGAGGAAAAACTACACTTTAACGTGCAGTTAATATTAAAGGATTATGATTCCATGAAAGAAATAAGTGGAACGATTATCGTCTTGGACAAGAAAATTGAATCCTATTTGGCTGGTTAA